A region of Acidithiobacillus ferridurans DNA encodes the following proteins:
- a CDS encoding ammonium transporter, protein MQKGAKHPFLPVASGIGAWIWLASPLAQADTTPPFNSGDTAWMLSSTALVLLMTVPGLALFYAGMVRKKNVLATAAQSFAITALVSVLWMFIGYSLTFTSGNAFMGGLSRLFLNGMGLDSANGLAPTIPESVYMTFQMTFAIITPALIVGAFAERMKFSALLWFTGLWSLLVYAPIAHMVWGPAGWLAADGVLDYAGGTVVHINAGIAGLVAALVMGKRIGYRHDTMHPNNLMYTLIGASLLWVGWFGFNAGSAVAASDRAGMAMATTQIATAVAALSWMFAEWLARGKPTVLGMTSGAVAGLVAITPASGFVGPMGALWIGLAAGVICFWAAVYLKNRLGYDDSLDAFGVHAIGGIIGALLTGVFAVKAIGGTAGMLEGNTGQLLIQATGVGVTIVYDAIVSFIILKVIDWTLGLRVIGEQEREGLDITQHGEQVYE, encoded by the coding sequence ATGCAGAAGGGAGCGAAACACCCATTTTTACCGGTGGCGTCGGGAATCGGCGCATGGATATGGTTGGCCAGCCCGCTGGCCCAGGCCGATACCACCCCACCCTTTAACAGCGGCGATACGGCATGGATGCTGAGCTCCACGGCTCTGGTGCTGCTCATGACCGTCCCCGGCCTGGCCCTCTTTTATGCGGGCATGGTGCGCAAGAAAAATGTCCTGGCCACGGCGGCGCAGAGTTTCGCCATCACGGCCCTGGTTTCCGTACTGTGGATGTTCATAGGCTACTCACTGACCTTCACCTCAGGCAATGCGTTCATGGGCGGGCTGAGTCGACTTTTCCTCAACGGCATGGGCCTGGATTCCGCCAATGGTCTGGCCCCCACCATTCCGGAATCGGTGTACATGACCTTTCAGATGACCTTCGCCATCATCACGCCGGCCCTGATTGTCGGCGCCTTTGCCGAACGGATGAAGTTCTCCGCCCTGCTCTGGTTCACCGGCCTCTGGTCGTTGCTGGTCTATGCGCCCATCGCGCATATGGTCTGGGGCCCAGCCGGCTGGCTGGCTGCGGATGGCGTCCTCGATTACGCGGGCGGCACCGTGGTGCATATCAACGCCGGTATCGCCGGGCTGGTCGCAGCGCTCGTCATGGGCAAGCGGATCGGTTACCGCCATGACACCATGCACCCCAATAATCTGATGTATACCCTGATCGGCGCATCCCTGCTCTGGGTGGGCTGGTTCGGCTTCAACGCCGGTTCGGCGGTCGCCGCCAGCGACCGCGCGGGGATGGCCATGGCTACCACCCAGATTGCCACCGCCGTGGCAGCCCTCTCCTGGATGTTTGCGGAATGGCTGGCGCGCGGCAAGCCGACGGTGCTGGGCATGACTTCTGGCGCCGTAGCCGGTCTCGTCGCGATCACCCCAGCCTCGGGTTTTGTCGGCCCCATGGGTGCATTGTGGATCGGTCTTGCGGCGGGCGTCATCTGTTTCTGGGCTGCGGTCTACCTGAAGAACCGGTTGGGTTACGACGATTCTCTGGATGCCTTCGGCGTCCATGCCATCGGCGGTATCATCGGCGCGTTGCTGACCGGCGTTTTCGCGGTGAAAGCCATCGGTGGTACAGCGGGTATGCTGGAAGGGAATACCGGACAACTGCTCATTCAGGCGACGGGTGTTGGTGTCACGATTGTCTATGACGCCATCGTCAGCTTCATCATCCTCAAGGTCATCGACTGGACCCTGGGCCTGCGCGTCATAGGGGAGCAGGAACGGGAGGGGCTGGACATCACCCAGCACGGTGAGCAGGTCTACGAATAA